One genomic window of Gossypium hirsutum isolate 1008001.06 chromosome D11, Gossypium_hirsutum_v2.1, whole genome shotgun sequence includes the following:
- the LOC107911229 gene encoding uncharacterized protein gives MPPQNKADEAAVCSDDNIQVAKFANGGCCFWMPCNSAVGPIWWQHLAVYNNDIDSESSMPSSDNEAWWTRGWRRFREWSELVAGPKWKTFVRRFKNNRTGNGGGKFHYDPLSYALNFDEGPGGNGNYDDDYFKRNFSYRPKKKKP, from the exons ATGCCGCCTCAAAATAAGGCGGATGAGGCAGCGGTCTGCTCCGATGACAACATCCAAGTTGCCAAGTTCGCGAATGGAGGCTGTTGTTTTTGGATGCCTTGTAACTCTGCCGTCGGACCAATCTGGTGGCAGCATTTAGCGGTGTACAACAACGACATCGACTCCGAATCATCCATGCCATCAAGCGACAACGAGGCATGGTGGACGCGAGGGTGGAGGAGATTCCGAGAATGGTCGGAGTTGGTGGCCGGCCCGAAATGGAAGACGTTTGTGCGACGGTTCAAAAATAACAGAACCGGTAATGGAGGAGGGAAATTCCATTACGATCCGTTGAGTTACGCCCTTAATTTCGACGAAGGGCCGGGAGGAAACGGCAACTACGACGATGATTATTTCAAGAGAAACTTCTCTTACAG gccaaaaaaaaaaaaaccataa